A single genomic interval of Actinomycetota bacterium harbors:
- the hrcA gene encoding heat-inducible transcriptional repressor HrcA has translation MPALDGRKEKILIAVVEDYIKSAEPISSQRIVENHNIRVSSATVRSELSSLDKSGHLFQPHTSAGRIPTDKGYRYYVNVLTQMYKERASFEESALLKTLIETGNEMDGLIREASNILCRLTNMVSFVNAPSFKESRLKHIDLIMIDNNSLLMVIITNTGRVFKKAVNIDFHLTEEALEAAEKTLNEKLNNSNLKEIAIFGQNLIELPLGQRKIADIVMTHILNLLLVGERDFLIEGASNILLQPEFKNTGLAVEILDGLKDGELISDLLTDGSALGQTVVRIGAENYKEEMKGCSIVFGSYGFGEVRLGVIGIVGPVRLDYVQGISAVNAVIKRLNSFCSLFNHKREI, from the coding sequence GTGCCAGCTTTAGATGGTCGAAAAGAGAAGATACTCATAGCAGTCGTCGAGGACTATATCAAGAGCGCAGAACCCATCAGCTCCCAACGTATCGTCGAGAATCATAACATTAGGGTCAGTTCGGCCACGGTCAGAAGCGAGCTATCTTCACTCGACAAGAGCGGCCATCTCTTTCAACCGCACACCTCAGCCGGCAGGATACCTACCGATAAGGGTTATCGTTATTATGTCAACGTCCTGACCCAAATGTATAAAGAGAGAGCCTCCTTCGAGGAGAGCGCCCTTTTAAAAACCCTTATTGAGACCGGAAATGAGATGGACGGTCTGATAAGGGAAGCCTCAAACATCCTCTGCAGGCTGACCAACATGGTCTCTTTCGTCAACGCTCCCTCCTTCAAAGAGAGTCGTCTAAAGCATATCGACCTTATCATGATAGACAATAACAGCCTGCTTATGGTCATCATAACCAACACCGGCAGAGTCTTCAAAAAGGCCGTAAATATCGATTTTCATTTAACCGAAGAGGCGCTGGAAGCGGCCGAGAAGACTTTGAACGAAAAGCTGAATAACTCAAACCTTAAAGAGATTGCGATTTTCGGCCAGAATTTGATAGAACTCCCCTTGGGCCAACGCAAAATCGCAGATATCGTCATGACCCACATTCTAAACCTTCTTCTGGTCGGTGAGCGCGACTTTCTGATTGAGGGAGCCTCCAACATCCTGCTTCAACCAGAATTTAAAAATACGGGTCTTGCGGTAGAGATTCTTGATGGCTTGAAGGACGGCGAGCTCATCTCGGATCTCTTAACAGACGGCTCGGCGCTCGGCCAGACGGTTGTTCGAATAGGTGCGGAGAATTATAAGGAAGAGATGAAGGGGTGTAGCATAGTCTTTGGCTCATATGGTTTTGGCGAAGTCCGTCTGGGGGTAATCGGCATCGTTGGTCCGGTGCGGCTCGATTATGTCCAGGGGATCTCGGCCGTGAATGCCGTAATCAAGAGGCTCAACTCCTTTTGCAGTCTATTCAATCACAAGAGGGAGATTTGA
- the hemW gene encoding radical SAM family heme chaperone HemW: protein MSQSKETGIYIHIPFCRSKCAYCNFNSASGLEDLIPTYVDALTKEIKSRAHQAGPREARSLYFGGGTPTILSGAELETILAAIFENFALGQDLEITIEANPEGLSLSYLNDLIRLGFNRLSLGAQSFDDDFLHLLWRRHSAEEVERAVGMATRAGFGNINLDLILSSPLGGGKNNEMTLKRAISLKPSHISAYMLEIHKGTPLFDMVSSSSFKPLEEEIQAETYLSSIETLIAAGFNQYELSNFAKEGLESIHNMIYWRGGNYYGFGAGAHSFLGGRRIKNIEDPRSYVEVALVSGAAADSFEELSRRDGLCERIMLGLRLTEGLDLIKLEEEFSTEEIDQIILRAQIFVDMGLMTRGERLRLTPSGMLVSNDILARLIPD from the coding sequence ATGAGCCAATCCAAAGAGACCGGAATATATATTCACATCCCCTTCTGTCGGTCCAAGTGCGCCTATTGCAATTTCAACTCAGCAAGCGGCCTCGAAGACCTCATCCCAACCTATGTTGATGCTCTCACAAAAGAGATTAAGAGCAGGGCGCATCAGGCTGGACCAAGAGAGGCGAGATCCCTATATTTCGGGGGCGGCACCCCAACCATCCTTTCCGGCGCAGAGCTCGAAACCATTCTTGCGGCTATATTCGAAAATTTTGCCTTGGGCCAAGATTTGGAGATAACCATAGAGGCTAACCCGGAAGGCCTCAGCCTCTCCTATTTAAATGATCTGATTCGGCTCGGTTTCAATCGCCTGAGCCTTGGAGCCCAATCCTTCGATGACGACTTTCTTCATCTCCTTTGGCGACGCCATAGCGCAGAAGAGGTTGAACGGGCGGTCGGTATGGCTACAAGGGCAGGCTTTGGAAACATCAACCTCGATCTCATCTTGTCGTCGCCTCTTGGCGGTGGGAAAAATAATGAAATGACGCTAAAGAGGGCGATTTCTCTTAAGCCAAGTCATATATCGGCCTATATGCTTGAGATTCACAAGGGGACTCCGCTTTTTGATATGGTGAGCTCAAGTTCGTTTAAACCATTAGAGGAAGAGATTCAAGCCGAGACGTATCTCTCATCTATAGAGACTCTGATCGCTGCAGGATTCAACCAATATGAACTCTCTAACTTTGCCAAAGAGGGCCTTGAATCGATCCACAATATGATCTATTGGCGGGGCGGCAATTACTACGGATTTGGGGCCGGAGCCCACTCTTTTTTGGGGGGGAGGCGCATAAAGAATATCGAAGATCCCCGCTCCTACGTAGAGGTCGCCCTTGTGAGCGGGGCGGCGGCGGACTCCTTCGAAGAGCTTTCAAGAAGAGATGGGCTCTGTGAGCGGATCATGTTGGGACTTCGTCTTACGGAAGGACTGGACCTCATCAAGCTAGAGGAAGAATTTTCAACGGAGGAGATCGATCAGATTATTTTGCGAGCCCAAATATTCGTCGATATGGGGCTCATGACTCGAGGTGAGCGCCTCAGGCTGACCCCCAGTGGCATGCTCGTCTCCAACGACATTTTGGCCCGCCTCATACCGGATTAA
- the lepA gene encoding translation elongation factor 4 yields the protein MAKVDPGNIRNFSIIAHIDHGKSTLADRLLEATGTISKRDMKEQVLDRMDLERERGITIKAQAVRITYQANDGKAYVLNLIDTPGHVDFTYEVSRSLAACEGALLVVDATQGVEAQTIANTILALDNNLTIIPVINKIDLANSDPERVKREIEESLAIDATDALLVSGKTGQGVDAVLEMIVSEIPAPSGDSGEPLRALIFDSVYDPYRGVIIFVRIFDGRLALRTKIKMMAMGKVAQVEEVGIFRPNMTSKGGLSAGEVGYIISGIKVLKDVKVGDTITEEARPAKEPLAGYREVKPVVFCGLYPVDGGEYESLREALGKLKLNDPSFIFEPETSKALGFGFRCGFLGLLHMDIVKERLEREYQLDLLATSPNVEYRVTMRGDEVATLSNPADFPQIGEVEKIEEPFVSLTILLPSEYVGGIMDLCQGRRGEFKDMQYLSDDRVRLHYHLPLSEMMLNFYDILKSRTKGYGSMDYEYIGYKESDLVKLDVLLASEPVDALSIIVHKDFAQSLGRGLVESLQEIIPHQLFDVPIQAAIGSRIVARETIKAKRKDVLAKCYGGDITRKRKLLEKQKAGKKKMKSIGRVEVPKDAFLAVLKVDK from the coding sequence ATGGCCAAAGTAGACCCCGGAAATATCAGAAACTTTTCGATAATCGCCCACATAGATCATGGCAAGTCCACCTTAGCCGACCGCCTGCTCGAGGCAACCGGGACGATTTCGAAGCGGGACATGAAAGAGCAGGTTTTGGACCGGATGGACCTGGAGCGGGAGCGGGGGATAACCATCAAGGCCCAAGCGGTAAGGATCACCTACCAGGCTAATGACGGTAAAGCTTATGTCTTAAATCTCATTGATACTCCGGGTCATGTAGATTTCACTTACGAGGTTTCAAGGAGTCTGGCCGCCTGTGAGGGGGCCCTCTTAGTGGTCGATGCCACCCAGGGAGTCGAGGCACAGACCATCGCAAATACCATCTTGGCTTTGGATAACAATCTGACCATCATTCCGGTGATAAACAAGATTGATCTTGCAAACTCCGATCCTGAACGGGTCAAGCGTGAGATCGAGGAGAGCCTGGCCATCGATGCGACCGATGCCCTTCTGGTCAGCGGCAAGACCGGTCAAGGGGTCGATGCGGTTCTAGAGATGATAGTCTCTGAGATTCCCGCTCCAAGCGGCGATTCAGGCGAACCCTTAAGGGCGCTCATATTCGATTCGGTCTACGATCCTTATCGTGGCGTCATAATCTTTGTTCGGATATTCGACGGGCGTTTGGCCTTAAGGACAAAGATAAAGATGATGGCCATGGGCAAGGTAGCTCAGGTTGAAGAGGTCGGGATTTTTAGGCCAAACATGACTTCGAAAGGCGGCCTGTCCGCCGGCGAGGTGGGTTACATCATCTCCGGGATCAAGGTTCTCAAAGACGTCAAGGTGGGTGATACCATCACTGAAGAGGCGAGGCCTGCCAAGGAGCCGCTGGCCGGCTACCGCGAGGTAAAACCAGTCGTCTTCTGCGGACTATATCCGGTCGATGGCGGCGAGTATGAATCGCTGCGCGAAGCTCTCGGTAAATTGAAACTTAACGACCCATCCTTCATCTTTGAGCCGGAGACATCCAAGGCCTTGGGTTTCGGCTTTAGGTGCGGCTTTCTCGGTCTCCTTCACATGGATATCGTCAAGGAGAGACTTGAGCGCGAGTATCAGTTGGATCTCCTTGCCACCTCTCCCAACGTTGAATATAGGGTGACTATGAGGGGAGATGAGGTTGCGACTCTAAGCAATCCGGCCGATTTTCCACAAATTGGCGAGGTCGAGAAGATAGAAGAGCCATTCGTCTCTCTCACCATCCTCTTGCCGTCGGAATATGTCGGAGGGATCATGGACCTCTGTCAAGGCAGGCGGGGGGAGTTTAAGGATATGCAGTATTTGAGCGATGACCGGGTAAGGCTCCACTACCATCTCCCCTTGAGCGAGATGATGCTCAATTTCTACGATATCCTCAAGTCCAGGACCAAGGGATATGGTTCGATGGATTATGAGTATATCGGATATAAGGAGTCAGACCTCGTCAAACTGGACGTCCTTCTGGCCAGCGAGCCGGTGGACGCCCTCTCCATAATCGTCCATAAGGATTTTGCCCAGAGCCTCGGCCGAGGTCTGGTCGAGAGCCTTCAAGAGATAATCCCCCACCAGCTCTTTGATGTTCCCATTCAGGCCGCCATCGGGAGCCGGATAGTAGCCAGAGAGACGATCAAAGCCAAGAGGAAGGACGTGCTGGCCAAATGCTACGGTGGTGACATCACCAGAAAGAGGAAGCTTCTTGAGAAGCAGAAGGCTGGCAAGAAGAAGATGAAGAGCATAGGCAGAGTCGAGGTCCCCAAGGACGCCTTCTTGGCCGTTCTGAAGGTGGACAAATAG